The following proteins are encoded in a genomic region of Anomalospiza imberbis isolate Cuckoo-Finch-1a 21T00152 unplaced genomic scaffold, ASM3175350v1 scaffold_55, whole genome shotgun sequence:
- the LOC137467257 gene encoding maestro heat-like repeat family member 5 encodes MLRSFFLPFIQDNSHVQLLSILLFQTLVSLPLEKEEKALKTHVRQSLLPLFFHCHDENQHVAQVSQETLLCVAEFLKRRDLQKLVKNKKLWKFTECLLADDRSRAAEHLRRALQYLDSPQQSLREEAIRFIGMAGQHLRGKKEELQLICEGE; translated from the exons atgctgaggtctttttttcttcctttcatacaggacaatagccatgtgcagctgctctccatactgctcttccaaacattggtgtctcttccactggaaaaggaagagaaggccctgaagacacacgtgcgccagagcctgctgccactcttcttccactgccatgatgagaatcagcatgtggcacag gtttctcaggaaacgctgctttgtgtggctgagttcctgaagaggagggatcttcaaaaactggtgaagaacaagaagctgtggaagttcaccgagtgcctg ctggccgacgacaggagccgagcggccgagcacctgcgccgggccctgcagtacctggacagcccgcagcagtccctgcgagaggaggccatcaggttcatcg ggatggccgggcagcacctcagggggaagaaggaagagctccagctcatctgtgagggtgagtga